From Rhodopseudomonas palustris:
TCCGGCCGTTCGATCACGAACGACCATGTTTCCTGACTGGCGCCGCCGGAGAGCTGCGCGACGTCGCGGACGCCGGTCGCGCCGGCGCACCACGATCGCACGCTGCGCGCCAGCGCCTCGACAAAAGCCGTTGCGGCCATCGCGCGCTTATTTGCCCTGGAACTTCGCGGGGCGCTTTTCGAGAAACGCGCCGACGCCTTCCTTGAAGTCGTCGGTCGAGCCTGCGATGCGCTGGGATTCGAATTCGAGGTTGAGCTGCTCCTCGAACGAATTCTCCGGCGAATCCCAATACAGCTTGCGGATCAGCGACAGCGCGATGGTCGGGCCGTTGGCGAGTTCCTGCGCGAGCTTCATGGTCTCGGCCCACAGCTCGGCATCGTCGTAGACGCGATTGACGAGGCCCCATTCCAGCGCCTTCTCGGCCGGCAGCTTCTCGCCGAGCAGCGACAATTCGACCGAGCGCGCTTTGCCGATCACGCGCGGCAGCAGCCAGGTCGAGCCGCAATCCGGCACCAGACCGATGCGGCGGAACGCCTGCAGGAAGTAGGACGACTTCGCGCAGAGGATCATGTCGCCCATCAGCGCGAAGCTCATGCCGGCGCCTGCGGCCGGACCGTTGACCGAGGTGACGATCGGGCAATGCAGCTTGCGCAGACGGCGCAGGAACGGATGGAAGGCGGTTTCGAGCGCGGCGCCGGCGCCTTTGCCGCTTTGACTCATGTTGTTGCTCGAGCTGCGCCCCTGCAGATTGGCACCGGTACAGAACGCGCGGCCCGCGCCGGTGATGACCAGGCAACGCACTTCGGCGCGCTTGTCCTCGATCGCGTCGAGCGCCTCGCCGAGGCCGCCGAGCATGTCGATTGAAACCGCGTTCATCACCTCCTGATGATCGAGCTTCAGGATCGCGACGGGGCCATCGAAATCGAGCGTGACGTGTTTGAACTGCATCTGTTTCCTCGCGCTTGCTCCGCGTTATTCCGCGGTGTGGAAGGCTCTCGGACCTGGAGCCATATTTGATTTTTGCGGCGCGCTTGTCCATGGTCGGGCGACGATAACAGCGCGCAGCCGTGATGAACGGTTTAGCGCGCGACAAACAAAAATGGAAACGCTGTATGAGCATTTTCGATCTGAGCGGACGCGTTGCGGTCATCACCGGTGGCAATGGCGGCATCGGGCTCGGCATGGCGCAGGCGCTCGCCGCCGCCGGCTGCAACGTCTCGATCTGGGGCCGCAATCCCGAGAAGAACAAGGCGGCGTTGGAGAGCCTCGCCGGCGCGCGCGGCAAGGCGGAAGCGCGGGTCTGTGACGTCACCGATCCGGCGTCGGTCAAGGCCGCGATGGAGGCGACGCTGCAATCCTTCGGCCGGGTCGACGGCTGCTTCGCCAATGCCGGCATCGGCGGCGGCGGACGACAGCCGTTCATCGAACGCACCGAAGAGCAATGGCGCACGATGTTCGCGACCAATCTCGACGGCGTCTTCCATGCCTTCCAGGCCGCCGCGCGGCACATGACCGAACGCGCCGCCAACGGCGATCCGTTCGGCCGGCTTGTCGCCACCTCGAGCCTCGCCTCGATCTTCGGCACCGCGCGCAACGAGCACTACGCCGCGACCAAGGCGGCGATCAACGCGCTGGTGCGCGCGCTCGCGGTCGAGTTGGCGCGCAACGGCATCACCGCCAACGCGATCCTGCCGGGCTGGATCAAGAGCGACATGACCGCGGGCATCATGGGCAACGACAAATTCGTCGCCAATGTGATGCCGCGCATTCCGGTGCGCCGGTTCGGCGAGCCGGAGGATTTCGGCGGCATCGCGGTGTATCTGATGAGCAAGGCGTCGTCCTATCACACCGCCGACACCTTCGTGATCGACGGCGGCTACACCGCGTTCTGACGATCGCGCCCCTCCACCAACAAAAAGAACAAGAGATGGCCAGCGAACTCACGCCCGAGCGCATTCCCGTCATCGTCGGCATCGGCGAAATCGCCGACCATCCGAACGACCTCGCGCAAGGGCTGGAGCCGCTGGCGCTGCTGGAAGCCGCGGTGCGGCGCGCCGGAGATGACAGCGCCACGAGCCTCCTGCGCGATATCAACTCGCTCGACGTCGTCAACTTCCTGAGCTGGCGCTATCACGCGCCGGAGCAGCAGCTCACCGCACGGCTCGGCGTGTCACCACGGCACTGCTATTACGGTCCGGTCGGCGGCGAGAGCCCGATCCGTTTCATCCACGAGGCGGCGCTGCGCATCGCGCGCGGCGAGGCCAATGTCGCGGTGGTGTGCGGCGCCGAGGCGCAATCGACCGCGACCAAGGCGGCGCGTGCCAAGCTCGAATTGCCGTGGACGCCGTTCGCCAGCGACGTTCCCGAGCCGAAGCGCGGCGCGGCGTTCCAGAAGCCGATCGCCACGCAGCTCGGCGTGGCGCGGCCGATCACCGTGTATCCTTTGTACGAGGCGGCGACCGCGGCGCATTGGGGCCAGACGCCACGGCAGGCGCTCGACGAGTCCGGAGTCTTGTGGTCGCGCTACGCCCAGGCCGCAGCAAGCAATCCCAGCGCCTGGATCAAGCGCGCCTTCGCACCAAGCGAGATCACCACGCCATCGCCCGATAATCGGCTGATCGCCTGGCCCTACACCAAGCTGATGGTCGCCAATCCCAGCGTCAATCTCGGCGCCGCGGTGCTGCTGACCTCGCTGGCGAAGGCGCGCGAGGCCGGCATCGCCGAGGAGAAACTGATCTACATTCACGGCGGCGCCTCGGCCGAGGAGCCGCGCGATTATCTCGCCCGTGATCAGTTCCACCAGAGCCACGCGCAGAACGCCGTGCTGGAGACGATCAAGGCGATGGTCGGCGGCGACGGCCGCGCCTTCGACGCGATCGAGCTTTACTCCTGCTTCCCGGTTGTGCCGAAAATGGCGCGGCGCACGCTCGGCCTCGGCGACGACGTGCAGCCGACGGTGACCGGCGGCCTGACCTTCTTCGGCGCGCCACTCAACACCTACATGACCCACGCCGCCTGCGCGATGGTGCGCAAGCTGCGCGGCGGCGCCAGGCTCGGCCTGCTGTACGGGCAAGGCGGATTCGTCACCAAGCATCACGCGCTGGTGGTGTCGCGAACGCCTCCGGAAGAAGCGCTTAGCGAGAACGTCAGCGTGCAGGCGAACGCCGATGCGGCTTACGGCGACGTGCCGGCGTTCGTGACGGAAGCCTCGGGCGACGGCACGGTCGAGAGCTTCACCGTGATCTACACCAGCAAGGGCGACGTCGAACACGGCGTCGTCATGCTGCGCACGTCGAACGGCGCGCGCACGCTGGCACGGGTGCCGGCGCAGGATCAGGCGACTCTGGCGGCGCTGACGAACATGGACCGCAGCCCGGTCGGCGCGCGTGGCGCTATCTCGACGGCGGCCGATGGCGTGCCGGAGTGGCGTGCGGTTTGACGTGGGCCCTCATGGTGAGGAGCCCGGTGTAGCGCAGCGAAGCCGGGCGTCTCGAACCATGAGCTGCACGCGCTCGTGTACATCCTTCGAGACGCCCGGCTTCGCGCTGCGGGCTTCGACGGGCTCCTCAGGATGAGGTCAGTCGTGTGGCGACGCTCGATCGCAGTTGGTCTTCCGCAGCTACCCCTTCACGTCCTGCTTCTCCGACGCCGTCGGTTTTCCTTTGCCGGCATCGCCGCCGACGACGCGGACTTTTTCGCCGTCGGCGATGCCGTCCGGCGGGGCGACGATGATGCGGTCGTCGGGCGACAGCCCCGAGGCGAGTTCGATTTCGCGGCCGAGATCGCGCGCGATCTTCACGGTCTTGAGCTGCACGCGGTCGTCCGGTCCGACGACCGCGACGCGCAGCCCGCTGCGATTGAACATCAGCGCGCTGGCCGGGATGTGCAGCGGCACGCCGTCGCGCACCAGGCTGAGCTTCACATTGGCGTATCCGCCCGGCATCAGTTCGCCTTTGGCGTTGTCGAGCGCGAGCTGCATCCGCGTGGTGCCGGAGGATACATCGACCGCCTGCGACGAGGCCTCGACCGTCGCCGGGAAGCTGCGGTTCGGATATTCCGGCAGCGTGATCACCGCCTTGGCGCCGATCTTGATCATCGGCACATAGGTCTGCGGCACGTTGACGTAGACGCGTAGCTTCGCAATGTCCGACACCACGAACATCGCGGGACCAGCGCTCGAGCCGGCGCTGATCAGCGCGCCGACATCGGTGTTGCGCTCGGTGACGACGCCGTCGAACGGCGCGGTGATCTTCTTGTAGCCGGCCAGCGCTTCCAGCCGTTCGACATTGGCCTGGCCGGAATTCACAGCGGCCTTCTTGTTGGCGAGATCCGCGGTGCGCTCGTCGATCTCCTGCGCCGAGACGAAGTTCGACGCCAGCAGTGTCTTGCGGCGGTTCAGCGTCGCCTCGGACAAACGCGCGCTGGCCTGCTGGCTGGCGAGATCGGCTCGCGCCTGCAGCAATTGCTGATCGAGGTCGGGCGCCTCGACTTCGGCGATCACCTGCCCGGCCTTGACCTTCGCGCCGATGTCCGCGTTCCAGCTCTTCACATAGCCGGAGACGCGGGCGTAGATCGGCGCGCGCGAATAGGCCTCGAGCCGGCCCGGCAGATCCAGCGTGTTGGTCAGCACCTTGCCGTCGGGCCGCGTCACCGCGACGCTGGAGATCGCCTGCTCATCGGTCCAGTTGCGCAGATCGGCGTCGCTCTTCTCGCGCGCATTGATGCCCGTGACCACGACGGCGACTGCGGCGCAGGCGAGCAGAATGCCGGCGATGCCGAGGCCGCGACGGGATTTTCGCGGCGGGGCGTCAGTGGACATGCGACATCTCCGGGGCAGGCTCAGCGTCTTGCGCCGGCTGCTTCTTGTGAACCATGCTGAACACCACCGGCACGAACATCAGTGTCGCGATGGTAGCAAAAATCAGGCCGCCGATCACGGCGCGGCCGAGCGGCGCGTTCTGCTCGCCGCCTTCTCCCAAGCCCAACGCCATCGGCGCCATGCCGATCACCATCGCCAGCGCCGTCATCAGCACCGGACGGAACCGGACGAAGCCGGATTCCAGCGCCGCCTGCACCGGATCGCCGAGCGCGGCGTAGCGCTCGCGCGCGAACGAGATCACCAGCACGCTGTTGGCGGTGGCGACGCCCATGCACATGATGGCGCCGGTCAGCGCCGGCACCGACAGCGTCGTGCCGGTCGCGAACAGCATCCAGACGATGCCGGCGAGCGCCGCCGGCAGCGCGGTGATGATCACGAACGGATCGGCCCAGGACTGGAAGTTGACCACGATCAACAGATAGATCAGCACGATCGCGCCGAGCAGGCCGAACAGCAGGCCCGAGAATGCGCTGTTCATGGTCTCGACCTGGCCGAGCAGAACTACCGACGAGCCCTTCGGCACCTCGGCCTTGGTCTCCTCGATCACCCTGCGGATATCGGCGGACACCGCGCCGAGATCGCGGCCCTGGGTGGTGGCGAAGATCTGCACCATCGACTGGATGTCGTATTGCGAGATCACCGCATTGCCGGCCGCGCGTCTGATATCGGCGAGGCCACCGAGGATCGGCGCGCTGGCGCCGGCGCTCCCGGTCGCCGAAATCGGGATCGTTTCCAGTTTGCCCAGCGAGTCGATCTGGTATTGCGGGGTCTGCATCACGATCGAGTACGACACGCCATTGTCGGGGTTGAGATAATAGGTCGGCGCCACCTGCGACGAGCCGGCGAGATTCACCACCAGGCTGTTGGTGACGTCGCGCGTCGTCAGCCCGACATATTGGGCGCGGGTGCGGTCGACATCGATATTGAACATCGGATTGTTCGGCGATTGCTGAATCCGCGCATCGGCGACGCCGGGAATCCGCTTGATCTTCGCCAGCAGCTTGCCGGCGTATTCGAAATTCGCCGGCAGGTTGGCGCCGCGCACCTGCAGGTCGATCGGCGCCGGCGCGCCGAAATTGAGGATCTGGCTGACGATGTCGGCGGGCAGGAACGCGAAGCTCATGCCGGGAAACTGCCTCGGCAATTGCTCACGCAGCGCACGGACGTAGGTTTCGGTCGGCTCGTGCTCGCCCTTCAGCTTGATCTGGATATCGCCGTCCTGGGTGCCGATCACGCCCGTATTGTTGTAGGTCAGATTGATGCCGGAGATCGGCATGCCGATGTTGTCGGTCATGGTTTCGATCTGATCCGGCGGGATGATTCTGCGGATCGCCTTCTGCACCTCGGCGA
This genomic window contains:
- a CDS encoding enoyl-CoA hydratase/isomerase, with amino-acid sequence MQFKHVTLDFDGPVAILKLDHQEVMNAVSIDMLGGLGEALDAIEDKRAEVRCLVITGAGRAFCTGANLQGRSSSNNMSQSGKGAGAALETAFHPFLRRLRKLHCPIVTSVNGPAAGAGMSFALMGDMILCAKSSYFLQAFRRIGLVPDCGSTWLLPRVIGKARSVELSLLGEKLPAEKALEWGLVNRVYDDAELWAETMKLAQELANGPTIALSLIRKLYWDSPENSFEEQLNLEFESQRIAGSTDDFKEGVGAFLEKRPAKFQGK
- a CDS encoding SDR family oxidoreductase, which produces MSIFDLSGRVAVITGGNGGIGLGMAQALAAAGCNVSIWGRNPEKNKAALESLAGARGKAEARVCDVTDPASVKAAMEATLQSFGRVDGCFANAGIGGGGRQPFIERTEEQWRTMFATNLDGVFHAFQAAARHMTERAANGDPFGRLVATSSLASIFGTARNEHYAATKAAINALVRALAVELARNGITANAILPGWIKSDMTAGIMGNDKFVANVMPRIPVRRFGEPEDFGGIAVYLMSKASSYHTADTFVIDGGYTAF
- a CDS encoding acetyl-CoA acetyltransferase, with amino-acid sequence MASELTPERIPVIVGIGEIADHPNDLAQGLEPLALLEAAVRRAGDDSATSLLRDINSLDVVNFLSWRYHAPEQQLTARLGVSPRHCYYGPVGGESPIRFIHEAALRIARGEANVAVVCGAEAQSTATKAARAKLELPWTPFASDVPEPKRGAAFQKPIATQLGVARPITVYPLYEAATAAHWGQTPRQALDESGVLWSRYAQAAASNPSAWIKRAFAPSEITTPSPDNRLIAWPYTKLMVANPSVNLGAAVLLTSLAKAREAGIAEEKLIYIHGGASAEEPRDYLARDQFHQSHAQNAVLETIKAMVGGDGRAFDAIELYSCFPVVPKMARRTLGLGDDVQPTVTGGLTFFGAPLNTYMTHAACAMVRKLRGGARLGLLYGQGGFVTKHHALVVSRTPPEEALSENVSVQANADAAYGDVPAFVTEASGDGTVESFTVIYTSKGDVEHGVVMLRTSNGARTLARVPAQDQATLAALTNMDRSPVGARGAISTAADGVPEWRAV
- a CDS encoding efflux RND transporter periplasmic adaptor subunit; amino-acid sequence: MSTDAPPRKSRRGLGIAGILLACAAVAVVVTGINAREKSDADLRNWTDEQAISSVAVTRPDGKVLTNTLDLPGRLEAYSRAPIYARVSGYVKSWNADIGAKVKAGQVIAEVEAPDLDQQLLQARADLASQQASARLSEATLNRRKTLLASNFVSAQEIDERTADLANKKAAVNSGQANVERLEALAGYKKITAPFDGVVTERNTDVGALISAGSSAGPAMFVVSDIAKLRVYVNVPQTYVPMIKIGAKAVITLPEYPNRSFPATVEASSQAVDVSSGTTRMQLALDNAKGELMPGGYANVKLSLVRDGVPLHIPASALMFNRSGLRVAVVGPDDRVQLKTVKIARDLGREIELASGLSPDDRIIVAPPDGIADGEKVRVVGGDAGKGKPTASEKQDVKG